Proteins from a genomic interval of Candidatus Methanoperedens sp.:
- a CDS encoding nascent polypeptide-associated complex protein has product MFPGLGKGINPRKMASMMKQMGIDINEIENVEEVIIRTPEKDIVFKDAQVSIMDARGTKTYQVVGTPQEIAREVRIPEEDVKLVMEQAKSSETEARNALKETKGDIAAAILKLSKT; this is encoded by the coding sequence ATGTTCCCCGGTCTTGGAAAAGGTATCAATCCACGCAAGATGGCTTCCATGATGAAGCAGATGGGAATCGACATAAACGAGATCGAAAATGTGGAAGAGGTCATCATCCGCACACCCGAAAAGGACATAGTATTCAAAGATGCCCAGGTCTCCATAATGGATGCGAGGGGAACGAAAACCTACCAGGTCGTCGGAACGCCCCAGGAAATCGCACGTGAGGTAAGAATTCCCGAGGAAGACGTCAAACTCGTGATGGAACAGGCAAAATCAAGTGAAACAGAGGCCAGAAATGCACTCAAGGAAACAAAAGGTGATATTGCGGCCGCTATTTTAAAGCTCAGTAAGACCTGA
- a CDS encoding transcription factor: protein MADLSDPVIKGYLARLVGEEGFKVVENMPEGEVTDEKIAEATGVLLNIVRRTLFILYENRLAVYRRVRDTDSGWLTYLWKLDLSNLDGQLELESKRLLKNLKTKLEFEEDKVFYTCKNNCERFLFETAAELSFICPVDGEELEYQENEAIIKSLKKRITELEEMTSGATA from the coding sequence TTGGCAGATTTAAGTGATCCTGTTATTAAAGGTTATCTCGCAAGGCTTGTTGGTGAGGAGGGGTTCAAAGTCGTAGAAAATATGCCTGAAGGCGAGGTCACTGATGAAAAGATCGCAGAGGCGACAGGGGTTTTGCTGAATATTGTGAGGAGAACGCTTTTCATATTATATGAGAATCGTCTCGCAGTTTATCGAAGAGTAAGGGATACTGACAGCGGCTGGCTTACTTATTTATGGAAGCTTGACCTTAGCAATCTGGACGGCCAGCTTGAGCTCGAATCGAAGAGACTTTTGAAAAATCTCAAGACAAAACTTGAATTTGAGGAAGATAAGGTGTTTTATACCTGCAAAAACAATTGCGAACGTTTTCTATTTGAGACGGCGGCTGAGCTTAGTTTTATCTGTCCGGTTGACGGTGAGGAACTTGAGTATCAGGAAAATGAAGCCATAATAAAATCTCTCAAAAAGAGGATTACAGAGCTTGAAGAAATGACTTCAGGTGCTACCGCTTGA
- a CDS encoding DUF2551 domain-containing protein: protein MESLKIRIKRRIEVYLELDIDGIREFIINILLKLKKVTVDMLYRELNRKFRVSYSAVASTLGYIHSKLGILHAYKESYKIPTVYSLKEEYVDIIKNALSEKAQTC, encoded by the coding sequence ATGGAGTCACTCAAAATTAGAATTAAGAGACGCATAGAAGTATATCTTGAGCTTGATATAGATGGTATCAGGGAATTCATAATAAATATACTGCTTAAATTAAAAAAGGTAACCGTGGACATGCTATACCGTGAACTTAACAGAAAATTCAGGGTTTCCTACAGTGCGGTTGCCTCAACGCTGGGATATATCCATTCAAAACTCGGAATTCTCCATGCTTACAAGGAATCATACAAGATACCAACAGTATACTCGTTAAAAGAGGAATACGTGGACATAATCAAAAACGCACTGAGTGAGAAAGCACAAACCTGTTAG
- the mtxX gene encoding methanogenesis marker protein Mmp4/MtxX, with product MNFLIEIEKKARHNHARIGVGIGKNSEKLIKNAESAAEYADVVLVGDKEHIRPSRLEIIHSLEPSRTLIELLDSGEIDGAVRGTLSATKTLSALKISLGTTRLFRIALLETADGRPFFLAPVGIDEGNTVASKIELIRKGVEHIGRLDIEAKVGILSGGRFEDKGRDERVDMTLVDAEIVTKKVCELGIDAKNYSILIEDAVKEANFIIAPDGISGNLIFRTLVFLGGGHGYGAPVLMEKVFVDTSRVKEDAARAIMLASALMR from the coding sequence ATGAATTTCCTTATCGAGATAGAGAAAAAAGCAAGGCATAACCATGCAAGAATAGGTGTCGGGATCGGGAAAAATTCAGAAAAACTCATCAAGAACGCTGAGAGTGCGGCTGAGTATGCAGATGTTGTGCTCGTGGGCGACAAGGAGCACATCAGGCCAAGCAGGCTTGAAATAATCCACTCGTTGGAACCTTCTCGAACGCTCATAGAGTTGCTGGATTCCGGAGAAATAGATGGCGCTGTGAGGGGTACGCTGAGTGCCACAAAAACTCTATCCGCATTGAAAATCTCACTCGGGACGACCAGATTATTCAGGATCGCTTTGCTGGAAACAGCAGATGGGAGACCTTTCTTCCTTGCGCCAGTAGGCATCGACGAGGGAAATACGGTAGCGAGTAAGATCGAATTGATAAGAAAAGGTGTTGAGCATATTGGACGACTGGATATAGAAGCAAAAGTGGGCATCCTCTCAGGCGGGCGCTTTGAGGATAAAGGCAGGGATGAGCGGGTGGATATGACGCTTGTTGATGCAGAGATCGTAACAAAAAAAGTTTGCGAGCTGGGGATAGATGCAAAAAATTATTCTATACTGATAGAAGATGCCGTAAAAGAGGCGAATTTCATCATCGCACCGGATGGGATCTCAGGCAATCTTATTTTCAGGACCCTTGTGTTCCTGGGTGGAGGCCATGGGTATGGAGCGCCTGTGCTGATGGAAAAGGTTTTCGTGGACACCTCAAGGGTCAAAGAGGATGCTGCGAGGGCCATTATGCTCGCAAGCGCGTTAATGCGCTAA
- a CDS encoding UDP-N-acetylglucosamine--N-acetylmuramyl-(pentapeptide) pyrophosphoryl-undecaprenol N-acetylglucosamine transferase: protein MAHRIYFSVCGEGYGHSSRDMAIADVLARSGADVLMGSYGYVLERLNKNFRVVEVEREFEMIGDKGAFDLKATIFRSKNTALHFSRLISQEKERMEDFNATCVVADGRCAAVFAAFKLGLPCVIISNQTSVEPFFRECSFFIRLLGKPVELTLKTMSTLADNTLIPDFPPPHTICLNTLSRKKHIKKKQRFTGPLVAESFYNGNHNEKVDVETPFVLTLLGGHSFRFPIFEGILKIADRFPGINFLIFTKFESDSVPKNVKVSKFAFDISSYMQAAEIIITQAGHSTAMEILALGKPALIIPDKGQIEQESNARRMKELGVAETLDYASLDPESLYEKIDILLNDPGFKTRAKEYSELAKKMNGPQKATDLILELSESIQCY, encoded by the coding sequence ATGGCTCACAGGATCTATTTTTCAGTATGCGGGGAAGGATACGGGCATTCAAGCCGGGACATGGCAATCGCAGATGTGCTCGCCCGGTCCGGAGCTGATGTTCTAATGGGAAGCTACGGATATGTTCTGGAACGTTTAAATAAAAATTTCAGGGTCGTTGAGGTGGAGAGGGAGTTCGAAATGATCGGGGACAAGGGTGCATTTGACCTTAAAGCCACCATATTCCGAAGTAAAAATACTGCGCTTCATTTCTCGAGACTAATTTCCCAGGAAAAAGAAAGGATGGAGGATTTTAATGCCACGTGTGTTGTGGCAGATGGCAGATGTGCCGCGGTTTTTGCTGCTTTCAAGCTCGGTCTACCGTGTGTTATTATTTCCAATCAGACAAGCGTTGAGCCTTTTTTCAGGGAATGCAGCTTTTTTATCCGCCTTCTCGGAAAACCCGTGGAACTGACGCTAAAGACCATGTCCACGCTTGCCGATAACACGCTAATCCCGGATTTTCCCCCTCCCCATACCATATGTCTCAATACCTTGAGCAGAAAAAAGCATATAAAGAAAAAACAGCGGTTTACCGGACCCTTGGTCGCAGAAAGCTTTTACAATGGAAACCATAATGAAAAGGTTGATGTCGAAACCCCTTTTGTATTAACCCTTCTGGGGGGACACTCATTCCGGTTCCCCATCTTTGAGGGGATCTTGAAAATCGCGGACAGGTTTCCCGGCATCAATTTCCTTATTTTTACAAAATTCGAGAGCGATTCTGTACCCAAAAACGTCAAAGTTTCTAAGTTCGCTTTCGATATTTCTTCATATATGCAGGCCGCAGAGATTATAATAACGCAGGCAGGGCACAGTACGGCCATGGAGATACTCGCGCTTGGAAAACCAGCCCTCATAATCCCGGATAAAGGACAGATAGAACAGGAGAGTAACGCGCGGCGGATGAAGGAACTCGGGGTAGCCGAAACTCTGGACTATGCGTCCCTTGATCCCGAGTCGCTTTATGAAAAAATCGATATATTGCTGAATGACCCCGGGTTCAAGACGAGAGCTAAGGAGTATTCAGAGCTTGCAAAAAAAATGAATGGACCTCAAAAAGCAACAGATCTGATCCTTGAATTATCAGAAAGCATACAATGCTATTAG
- a CDS encoding phosphatase PAP2 family protein, whose amino-acid sequence MESLDHTIFLDINHGITNPVFDVFFPTLRDLTYVFWFTLIVYFLLKKERKLALLITIGIIAGAVLTYPVKFLIDRARPYDQIETARVLTPLEHDPSFPSGHTEMSFLAATVVSRFHPEYSKYLYAFSIIVALSRIYVGVHFPGDVIGGVIIGIIVGKLIITLAQKKKNIFWEEEN is encoded by the coding sequence ATGGAATCGCTGGACCACACGATTTTCCTTGATATCAATCATGGCATCACAAATCCTGTTTTTGATGTTTTTTTTCCGACCTTGAGGGATCTCACGTATGTTTTCTGGTTTACCCTGATCGTGTATTTTCTGCTCAAAAAAGAAAGAAAACTGGCTTTACTTATCACAATTGGGATTATTGCCGGTGCCGTTCTAACATATCCGGTAAAATTTCTCATTGACAGGGCAAGACCCTACGATCAAATAGAGACCGCAAGGGTTCTGACACCGCTTGAACACGATCCCTCATTCCCTTCAGGACATACTGAAATGAGTTTCCTTGCAGCCACGGTCGTTTCCAGGTTCCATCCCGAGTACAGCAAATACCTGTATGCATTTTCAATTATTGTTGCTTTGAGCAGGATCTATGTGGGTGTACACTTCCCGGGGGATGTTATAGGCGGTGTGATAATTGGAATAATTGTTGGTAAACTAATCATAACGCTGGCGCAAAAAAAGAAGAATATTTTCTGGGAGGAAGAGAATTAA
- a CDS encoding MoaD family protein, whose amino-acid sequence MVKIRFSSALSNVTHARETILDLGDTTVKAVLDKLIQQFGPDFERRILEKGEVRRFVNLYVNGEDIRHLKGLDSAVKGADEISILPAVSGG is encoded by the coding sequence ATGGTAAAAATAAGATTTTCTTCTGCATTGAGCAATGTGACCCATGCCCGCGAAACGATCCTTGACTTAGGCGATACGACAGTAAAAGCAGTGCTGGATAAACTTATTCAGCAATTCGGCCCGGACTTTGAACGTCGTATCCTTGAGAAAGGCGAAGTAAGGCGCTTTGTCAACCTGTATGTGAACGGCGAGGATATAAGGCACCTGAAAGGGCTTGACAGCGCCGTGAAAGGCGCGGACGAGATATCAATCCTCCCCGCTGTCAGCGGGGGATAA
- the thrC gene encoding threonine synthase has translation MSHVIGLKCRECGAEYPAVIQNTCYECFGPLEVNYDWDYISDHISKEKIAAGPKSIWRYADLLPLESEKRIDLGAGFNTLHHADRLGAVLGLEELYILDESVNPTNSFKDRVTSVAISKAIEFDVKAVGCASTGNLAAAVGAHAAKAGLPAYIFIPSTIEIGKIVQMLIYGPKVIAVEGTYDDANRLASEVADSHPDWAFVNINIRPYYTEGSKTLAYETSEQLKWEVPDHIVAPMASGALLCAISRGYKELERVGLVEKADVRISGSQPLNCSPISCAVQNNSEVVPVRNFETVAHSLAIGNPADGYYAKKTILDSGGYAATPTDPEIIDAIHLLARTEGIFTEPAGGTTVAGLKKLVESGHIQRDERIVIYVTGNGLKAQDTLLKSLQRPPVIKPMLSEFERLTEPKLDIHKQREVAPIANT, from the coding sequence ATGAGTCACGTTATAGGATTGAAATGCAGGGAATGCGGTGCTGAGTACCCTGCTGTTATCCAGAATACATGTTATGAATGCTTCGGTCCTCTTGAAGTCAATTACGATTGGGATTATATTTCAGACCACATCAGTAAAGAAAAGATAGCTGCGGGGCCAAAATCGATATGGAGATACGCAGACCTACTCCCGCTCGAATCAGAAAAACGCATCGACCTCGGAGCCGGTTTCAATACTCTCCATCATGCAGACCGCCTGGGAGCGGTATTAGGACTCGAAGAACTCTATATCCTGGACGAGTCCGTGAATCCTACCAATTCATTCAAGGACAGGGTCACATCGGTTGCAATTTCAAAGGCGATCGAATTTGATGTAAAAGCAGTAGGGTGTGCAAGCACTGGCAACCTTGCGGCAGCAGTGGGCGCCCATGCAGCGAAAGCCGGATTGCCGGCATATATTTTCATCCCCAGCACGATAGAAATAGGAAAGATAGTACAGATGCTCATCTACGGCCCGAAGGTGATCGCTGTGGAAGGCACGTACGATGATGCCAATCGCCTCGCAAGCGAGGTGGCGGACTCCCATCCGGATTGGGCCTTTGTGAATATCAATATCCGGCCTTATTATACCGAAGGTTCAAAGACGCTCGCTTATGAGACTTCTGAGCAGTTGAAATGGGAAGTTCCTGACCACATCGTAGCCCCGATGGCAAGCGGCGCGCTCCTGTGCGCCATTTCCAGGGGATACAAGGAACTTGAACGTGTGGGTCTTGTGGAGAAAGCGGATGTCAGGATATCGGGTTCGCAGCCCCTCAACTGTTCGCCCATATCATGCGCTGTGCAAAACAACAGCGAGGTTGTCCCGGTCAGGAACTTCGAGACAGTGGCGCACAGCCTTGCCATAGGCAACCCGGCGGACGGGTACTATGCCAAGAAGACGATCCTGGATTCAGGAGGTTATGCGGCCACGCCGACAGACCCCGAGATCATTGATGCTATCCATCTACTTGCTAGGACGGAGGGAATATTCACGGAACCAGCGGGAGGCACTACTGTCGCGGGATTGAAGAAACTGGTTGAGAGCGGGCACATACAGCGCGATGAGCGGATCGTGATATACGTCACGGGGAACGGTCTTAAGGCGCAGGATACCCTGCTCAAGTCACTGCAACGTCCCCCTGTCATCAAACCAATGCTGAGCGAGTTTGAGCGTCTCACAGAGCCAAAACTTGATATTCACAAGCAGCGAGAGGTTGCACCGATCGCTAATACATAA
- a CDS encoding iron-sulfur cluster assembly accessory protein codes for MIEITDAAASELKQLLEKEKKSDHGLRIFAAGIGCSGVQYGLTLEKTPKTGDEVQENNGIKLFFSKDIQNEMDELKIDFIDNDYGKGFIIDNPHARCGSGCGSCG; via the coding sequence ATGATAGAGATTACAGACGCAGCGGCATCAGAATTGAAACAGTTGCTTGAAAAAGAAAAGAAAAGCGACCACGGCTTGCGGATATTCGCCGCAGGGATAGGTTGCAGCGGTGTACAATATGGACTCACATTGGAAAAAACCCCAAAAACAGGGGACGAGGTCCAGGAAAACAATGGAATAAAATTATTTTTTAGTAAAGACATTCAAAATGAAATGGACGAGCTGAAAATCGATTTCATCGATAATGATTACGGAAAAGGTTTCATAATAGATAATCCTCATGCACGGTGCGGTTCAGGGTGCGGAAGTTGCGGGTGA
- a CDS encoding tRNA (cytidine(56)-2'-O)-methyltransferase, translated as MRTIILRLGHRVQRDQRITTHVALTARALGAEGMLLDSDDAGIEKSVSEVTERWGGSFYVKRISNWKSEIKKWKEEGGKVMHLTMYGVNLPDAIDEIVTHDLLIVVGAEKVPPEIYDMADWNIALGNQPHSEVAALAVVLDRLAAAAGKDPLKSEFEGGEIEIVPKRRGKEVRNK; from the coding sequence ATGCGAACAATAATTCTAAGACTCGGCCACCGTGTTCAGAGAGACCAGCGGATTACTACCCATGTGGCCCTTACGGCGCGTGCGCTGGGGGCAGAAGGTATGCTTCTAGATTCTGACGACGCGGGGATCGAGAAAAGCGTAAGTGAGGTAACAGAGAGATGGGGTGGCTCCTTCTATGTTAAGAGGATTTCGAACTGGAAAAGCGAGATCAAGAAATGGAAAGAGGAAGGAGGCAAAGTGATGCACCTAACAATGTACGGGGTCAATCTTCCGGATGCGATTGATGAAATAGTAACTCACGATCTTTTAATAGTGGTTGGAGCGGAAAAAGTGCCTCCTGAGATATACGATATGGCAGACTGGAATATTGCTCTCGGGAACCAGCCCCATTCAGAAGTTGCAGCCCTTGCGGTGGTCCTCGATCGACTTGCGGCTGCGGCAGGCAAAGACCCCCTGAAATCTGAATTTGAAGGTGGAGAGATTGAGATCGTTCCGAAAAGACGGGGAAAAGAGGTAAGGAACAAATGA
- the proC gene encoding pyrroline-5-carboxylate reductase produces MATSSKKIGFIGTGKMGEALIKGILASGLFSPDKIYASDADFKKLESLHNEYKINICKDNCDSVLNSDILVIAVKPQIVPKVLDEIKNSIKNQLIISIAAGVSIETFENALPRGAKVIRVMPNIAATVKEAASAISPGSAVSNEDVAVASGIFNAVGRTVILPEHLIDAVTGLSGSGPAYIFMIIEALADGGVHEGLDRNTAKLLAAQTVLGAARMVLDNGTHTGELRDMVTSPGGTTIRGIRVMEERGVRVAMMNAVIAACERSKELGRKNS; encoded by the coding sequence ATGGCAACGTCGAGCAAAAAAATCGGATTTATCGGCACTGGAAAGATGGGTGAGGCACTCATCAAAGGAATACTCGCATCCGGCCTTTTTTCCCCTGATAAAATATATGCAAGCGATGCGGACTTTAAGAAACTTGAGTCGCTGCACAATGAGTACAAAATAAACATCTGCAAGGACAATTGCGATTCTGTTCTCAATTCAGATATACTGGTGATAGCAGTAAAACCGCAGATTGTTCCGAAAGTCCTTGATGAGATCAAAAATTCAATAAAGAACCAGCTCATAATTTCAATAGCAGCAGGCGTATCAATAGAGACATTTGAAAATGCCCTGCCCCGCGGTGCAAAAGTTATCCGGGTAATGCCCAATATAGCAGCGACCGTAAAAGAAGCGGCGTCTGCCATCAGTCCGGGAAGCGCGGTATCGAACGAGGATGTAGCAGTTGCAAGTGGGATCTTTAATGCCGTCGGGCGGACTGTCATATTGCCTGAGCACCTCATAGATGCAGTAACAGGACTTTCAGGAAGCGGCCCGGCATATATTTTCATGATAATTGAAGCGCTTGCCGACGGCGGGGTGCATGAAGGTCTTGACAGGAACACGGCGAAATTGCTGGCAGCCCAGACAGTTCTTGGCGCAGCCAGAATGGTATTGGATAACGGGACCCACACAGGGGAGTTAAGGGATATGGTGACATCGCCGGGCGGGACGACTATAAGAGGCATCAGGGTCATGGAAGAGCGCGGCGTACGTGTTGCAATGATGAATGCGGTGATAGCGGCATGCGAACGCTCAAAGGAACTTGGCAGAAAAAACAGTTAA
- a CDS encoding ATP-grasp domain-containing protein, protein MRILVIGNSTRGVVCSAKKAGYTVYALDRFGDVDMRKCADKYGFFEGMPERRLYELASAFGEVDSVVLMPGFEKLRFKNVLNNRLQVLEEVNDKLKIAENFSKMDIPHPETRSLNKASELGFPLMIKPRFGSGGIQNSVLRDEDDLSSFMERSNTEEFIAQEFVEGIPCSASLIGNGDEAVIVALNEQLIGIPWLTRLPFAYCGNITPFNSKFNNEMIQYATRIALEFRLLGSNGVDFMLTEKGVSVLEVNPRFQGSIDTVELSMGINIFDAHVKSFSGELPERGKPVCFAAKAIVYANRNIVINEKISGTLARCMEKGRASDIPQAGWIVRPDEPVVTVLETGKTREIVLEKIGTSSRKIKEITEA, encoded by the coding sequence ATGAGAATCCTGGTGATCGGCAACAGTACCCGCGGTGTTGTCTGCTCTGCGAAAAAGGCAGGATATACGGTCTATGCCCTTGACCGCTTTGGCGATGTGGATATGCGTAAATGTGCCGACAAGTATGGATTTTTTGAAGGCATGCCTGAAAGAAGATTGTATGAACTTGCTTCAGCTTTTGGCGAGGTCGATTCCGTGGTACTGATGCCTGGTTTTGAGAAACTGAGATTTAAAAATGTCCTGAATAACAGGCTCCAGGTTTTGGAGGAAGTCAATGACAAACTTAAGATTGCAGAGAATTTTAGCAAAATGGATATACCTCACCCCGAAACCAGGTCATTGAACAAGGCATCAGAGCTTGGATTCCCCTTGATGATCAAACCAAGGTTCGGCTCAGGCGGGATACAGAATTCAGTTCTCAGGGATGAAGACGATCTGTCATCGTTCATGGAAAGGAGCAACACAGAGGAGTTCATAGCACAGGAATTCGTGGAAGGAATTCCATGCAGCGCATCTTTGATCGGCAATGGCGATGAAGCAGTCATAGTTGCTTTAAATGAACAGCTTATCGGGATTCCCTGGCTTACCAGGTTGCCATTTGCATACTGCGGCAACATCACGCCATTCAATTCAAAATTCAATAACGAGATGATACAATATGCCACCAGGATCGCCCTGGAATTCAGGCTCCTGGGCTCCAATGGTGTGGATTTCATGCTGACTGAAAAAGGGGTATCTGTCCTAGAGGTAAATCCCCGTTTTCAGGGTAGTATTGACACGGTCGAGCTTTCCATGGGGATCAATATTTTTGACGCCCATGTCAAATCTTTTAGCGGCGAACTTCCGGAACGTGGGAAGCCGGTATGCTTTGCCGCGAAAGCCATAGTTTATGCGAATAGGAACATCGTAATAAATGAAAAAATCTCAGGTACTCTTGCCAGATGCATGGAAAAAGGTAGAGCTTCCGACATTCCACAGGCAGGCTGGATAGTAAGACCTGATGAACCGGTGGTTACAGTTCTTGAAACTGGTAAGACGCGGGAAATAGTCCTCGAAAAAATTGGAACATCCTCACGCAAGATCAAGGAAATAACGGAAGCTTAA
- a CDS encoding HD domain-containing protein: MNEKDAIGLLISSGCSSSVIGHCRTVAAYARRIAFDIEKCAKKKGTSVNIDIDAIYLGGLLHDIGRAKTHGIGHAVAGSIIALENGLSDKVVNIIERHIGAGISREEAVALGLPEKDYFPVTMEEKIVAHADNLVFGEKVGTIDELVLNLQKKQVDEKIIRRIIDLNDEITAMIC, encoded by the coding sequence TTGAATGAGAAGGATGCTATAGGTCTGCTCATTAGTTCCGGTTGTTCTTCCAGTGTCATTGGGCATTGCAGGACCGTTGCCGCATATGCGAGGAGAATTGCGTTCGATATTGAGAAGTGTGCAAAAAAAAAAGGGACTTCAGTTAATATTGATATCGATGCTATTTATCTGGGTGGTTTGCTTCATGACATAGGCAGGGCAAAAACACATGGCATTGGGCACGCAGTCGCTGGTTCTATAATAGCTCTTGAAAACGGATTAAGCGATAAAGTTGTAAATATTATAGAGCGGCACATAGGGGCTGGAATTTCCCGGGAAGAAGCGGTTGCCCTCGGTCTCCCGGAGAAGGATTACTTCCCTGTAACAATGGAAGAAAAGATAGTCGCACATGCGGATAATCTTGTTTTTGGTGAAAAGGTGGGTACCATTGATGAGCTTGTCCTGAACCTTCAAAAAAAACAGGTTGATGAAAAAATAATTCGCCGCATCATCGATCTAAATGATGAGATTACTGCAATGATATGCTAA
- a CDS encoding class I SAM-dependent methyltransferase family protein, translating into MSLRDILKDKLPEKKLSLLPKGFEVIGDIAIINIPLQLEDEKHLIAQALVSHRRGVMVVLRKTNKLHGTKRVGDFEILLGDRTTTVHRENGCDFHVDIARTYFSGKMYFERKRIAELVRNGEDVLVLFCGAGPFLIPIAKTRNVNIIGIENNPLACTFCKKNTELNKVDADIILGDANSINLIFRKDFDRIVMPTPYGQDYFLSLARFILKPEGTIHFYTFKKDFEIAHFKRLLEEKGWRVRSYRNCGGVAPRVNRYVFDMQMI; encoded by the coding sequence ATGTCCCTCAGAGATATTCTGAAAGATAAACTTCCTGAGAAAAAACTTTCTCTTCTCCCGAAAGGCTTTGAGGTCATAGGGGATATCGCCATTATCAATATCCCGCTACAGCTTGAAGATGAAAAGCATCTCATTGCGCAGGCCCTCGTCTCACACAGGAGGGGTGTTATGGTGGTTCTTCGAAAAACGAACAAACTCCATGGTACGAAGCGCGTTGGGGATTTCGAGATACTGTTAGGGGACAGGACAACCACGGTACACAGGGAGAATGGGTGCGATTTCCATGTGGACATAGCCAGAACCTATTTTTCAGGCAAAATGTACTTTGAGCGGAAAAGGATAGCGGAACTGGTGAGAAACGGCGAGGACGTTCTCGTATTATTCTGCGGCGCAGGGCCATTTTTGATACCCATCGCGAAAACAAGGAATGTCAATATAATCGGGATTGAGAATAATCCCCTTGCATGCACTTTCTGCAAGAAAAATACAGAGTTGAATAAGGTCGATGCTGATATCATTCTGGGTGATGCGAACTCGATTAATCTTATCTTCAGAAAGGATTTTGACAGGATCGTGATGCCGACTCCATACGGGCAGGATTATTTCCTGAGTCTTGCACGCTTTATATTGAAACCAGAAGGAACTATCCATTTCTATACATTTAAAAAAGATTTTGAAATTGCTCATTTTAAGAGATTGCTGGAAGAAAAAGGATGGAGGGTCAGGTCTTATCGAAATTGCGGGGGAGTGGCACCGCGGGTGAACAGGTATGTTTTTGATATGCAAATGATCTGA
- a CDS encoding DUF1743 domain-containing protein → MYLSDPYNIVYKGIYAVADRRHEYVEIMEHSSCYGGSAWALYHYSKSPLVIKSRAVGDMMRYLVRCGNSDLDLRSSVAAAGIESVVINDNEIEITYSGLGGGGVGATTCRAFANGVLRCRVSESGGGKRASGTIIVPRRERVLVGIDNTDSKEVGATWTLAHNIAAAVDSIESKYISHTLVQLYPVPDKTQNCVATVLEFACMDGAKKSLIEKIKEGLEEYSVSSETGMVALADFDASSLAEYSRLCRSGMITKELTIKTARESGVEICIGGKGIIGALAALPWFSRNDESVAL, encoded by the coding sequence ATGTATCTATCTGACCCATACAACATCGTTTATAAGGGTATTTACGCAGTGGCGGACCGCAGACATGAATATGTGGAAATAATGGAACATTCAAGCTGCTACGGCGGCTCGGCCTGGGCGCTCTACCATTACTCCAAAAGCCCTCTTGTTATTAAGAGTAGGGCGGTAGGAGACATGATGCGCTATCTTGTAAGATGCGGGAATTCAGATCTTGACCTGCGCTCTTCCGTGGCAGCGGCTGGCATTGAGTCCGTTGTCATAAATGATAATGAAATCGAGATAACGTACAGCGGCCTAGGAGGCGGCGGGGTTGGAGCAACGACGTGCAGAGCATTCGCGAACGGCGTCCTGCGCTGCCGGGTTTCGGAATCAGGGGGAGGAAAGCGCGCAAGCGGCACGATCATAGTCCCAAGAAGAGAGAGAGTGCTTGTGGGAATTGATAACACGGACTCAAAAGAGGTGGGAGCGACATGGACGCTTGCTCATAATATCGCAGCGGCTGTGGATTCAATTGAGAGTAAATATATCTCGCATACCCTTGTCCAGCTTTACCCCGTGCCTGATAAGACCCAGAACTGCGTCGCGACGGTGCTTGAATTCGCATGCATGGATGGTGCAAAAAAAAGCTTGATCGAGAAAATAAAGGAAGGTCTTGAAGAATATAGCGTATCCAGCGAAACGGGCATGGTAGCGCTGGCGGACTTCGATGCGTCTTCACTTGCGGAATACAGCAGACTTTGCAGGAGCGGCATGATTACAAAGGAACTCACAATAAAGACCGCCAGGGAGAGCGGTGTTGAGATCTGCATCGGGGGGAAAGGCATCATCGGTGCTCTTGCAGCTCTTCCCTGGTTCTCGCGGAACGATGAATCGGTGGCTTTATGA